In the Malania oleifera isolate guangnan ecotype guangnan chromosome 1, ASM2987363v1, whole genome shotgun sequence genome, one interval contains:
- the LOC131144586 gene encoding berberine bridge enzyme-like 15 — translation MECSPLPVLSLLLTLLLHLLVPSFASSDSFLQGFRRPPISNSDIPYRFFQCLSAKLKPSSNFAKGFSTPNNSSFKPLLTSTAQNLRYLVDSAPKPELIFTPFDDFQARAAVLCSKQLAVHFRPRSGGHDYEAASYVSQIETPFIIIDLSKLRSIAVDVKSNSAWVQAGATNGELYYRIAEQSRVHAFPAGLCSSLGIGGHITGGAYGSMMRKYGLGADNVIDVQMVDANGDILDRRAMGEEAFWAIRGGAGNSFGLILAWKIKLVPVPKTVTVFTVDRTLEQGATKILYKWEKIAHSLDDDLFIRVVIRPTDVSGGRTILASFNCLFLGSTDRLLQIMGQMFPELGLSRRDCTQMSWIESVLYIAGYPPGTPPDVLLQGKSLFKNYFKAKSDFVTKPIPPCGLEGLWKRLLQEEAPLMILNPLGGMMSRISSSATPFPFREGYIFFIQYLTNWQNGNESTTAHVNWLRRLYKYMTPYVSMFPRGAYVNYRDLDLGMNGRQCGTNFWQVCSWGYKYFKHNFFRLMRAKSIMDPGNLFRHEQSIPPALLQE, via the coding sequence ATGGAGTGTTCACCCCTTCCCGTTCTCTCTCTGCTTCTGACTCTGCTTCTGCACCTCCTTGTTCCTTCCTTTGCTTCTTCCGATTCCTTTTTGCAAGGATTTCGGCGACCACCCATTTCAAATTCCGACATTCCTTACAGATTTTTCCAATGCCTTTCTGCCAAATTGAAGCCTTCTTCCAACTTCGCAAAGGGCTTCTCCACACCCAACAACTCCTCATTCAAACCTCTGCTCACCTCCACCGCCCAAAACCTCCGGTACCTGGTGGACTCCGCGCCGAAGCCGGAGCTTATCTTCACGCCCTTCGACGATTTCCAGGCCAGAGCCGCCGTCCTCTGCTCCAAGCAGCTGGCAGTCCACTTCCGACCCCGCAGCGGTGGCCACGACTACGAGGCCGCCTCCTACGTCTCCCAAATCGAAACGCCTTTCATCATCATCGACCTCTCCAAGCTTCGGTCCATCGCCGTGGATGTAAAATCCAACAGTGCGTGGGTTCAGGCCGGCGCCACCAACGGTGAGTTGTACTACAGAATCGCGGAACAGAGCAGGGTGCACGCGTTCCCGGCGGGGCTCTGCTCCAGCTTGGGCATCGGTGGGCACATCACGGGCGGCGCCTACGGCTCGATGATGAGAAAATACGGCCTCGGTGCCGACAACGTCATCGATGTTCAAATGGTGGACGCCAACGGCGACATTCTCGACCGGCGGGCAATGGGGGAAGAGGCGTTCTGGGCCATCCGCGGAGGCGCGGGGAACAGCTTTGGTCTCATTCTCGCGTGGAAGATAAAGCTGGTCCCCGTTCCGAAAACCGTAACGGTTTTCACCGTTGACAGAACTCTGGAACAGGGCGCGacgaagattctctacaagtggGAAAAAATCGCCCATTCGCTGGATGACGATCTCTTCATCAGAGTCGTCATTCGACCGACGGACGTCTCCGGCGGGAGAACTATACTtgcatctttcaactgtctgTTTCTTGGCAGCACCGATCGGCTTCTTCAAATAATGGGTCAGATGTTCCCGGAATTGGGGCTATCGCGGCGCGACTGTACCCAAATGAGCTGGATCGAATCTGTGCTCTACATCGCCGGCTACCCGCCGGGAACCCCCCCGGACGTCCTCCTCCAGGGGAAGTCCCTGTTCAAGAACTATTTCAAGGCGAAGTCGGACTTCGTGACGAAGCCGATTCCTCCGTGCGGGCTTGAAGGACTGTGGAAGAGACTGCTGCAGGAGGAAGCTCCATTGATGATCTTGAATCCTCTGGGTGGGATGATGAGCAGGATCTCATCCTCTGCAACCCCTTTTCCGTTCAGAGAAGGATATATATTCTTCATTCAGTACCTCACGAACTGGCAGAACGGGAACGAATCGACGACGGCGCATGTGAACTGGCTCCGACGGCTGTACAAGTACATGACCCCTTATGTATCGATGTTCCCCAGAGGCGCGTATGTGAATTACAGGGATCTAGATCTGGGAATGAACGGGAGGCAGTGCGGGACGAACTTCTGGCAGGTGTGTTCTTGGGGTTACAAGTATTTCAAGCACAATTTCTTCAGATTGATGCGCGCGAAGTCGATAATGGATCCGGGGAATCTGTTCAGGCATGAACAGAGCATCCCGCCGGCTCTGCTCCAAGAATAA